TTGTGGTCGCAACTCATACACTATTTGTTTATCAAAGGAGATCTACGTACCGTCCTATGATGCAATTCAGACAGTAGATAACTAACCATAGACAGTTTTCCAACATAAATACCAATGACCAGTATTAGTATGTTTTTCCAACATAAATATCATGAGGAAAACATCATTCATTTGCGTCAATCCACAGGTGGACAGTTGTCAGACCCAACCCAGCTGCATGCTGCGTCTTTGAGCACACCACGCTGTTTCATCATCTGTCTAACTTGGTGCACACCGTCCCATTTTCCGGCGGCCGCAAGGGTGTTGGAGAAGGCCATGTAGGCGCCCGGTCTCCCGGCCCGGCTCAACTCGAATACCTCCCTTGACGCGACATTGGCAATGTCCACGTCGCCGTGCAGGGTGGCCGCCCCGAGGAGGGCCGCCCACACGTCAGAGTTTGGCCTCGCCGGTATCCCCCTGACAAAATCGTAAGCCTGGCGCACGCTGCCGAACCTGCCCAGCAGGTCCACCATGCAAGCGTAGTGTTCCATCCGTGGTTTGAGCGAGCAGTCGCGCTCCATGCTCTGGAACAGCTCCTGGCCTCGGGACAGCAGTCCGGCGCGCGCGCACGCCGACAGGGCGCTCAGGAATGTGGCATGATTTGGCCTGATGCCCCGCTGCTGCCCCCGCATCTCCTCCAACAGCAAGAGAGCCTCGTCCGTAAGGCCGTTCTTCCCGTACCCGTCGATCATCGAGGTCCATGTGACGACGTTCCTCTCCGCCATCCCGTCGAACACCCTCCGCCCATCCTCAACCCGGCCGCACTTGGAGTACATGTCGAGCAGCGCGCTCCCCGCCTTGATGTCGGAGAGGACGTTGCTCTTGATGACCTGGCAGTGCACCTGCTCCCCGAGCTCCGGCGACGACAAGAGGGAGCACGCGCCAAGCACGCTCACGCATGTCGACACCGTCGGCCGGAACCCCGCCCGCTGCATGGCCTTGAACACCTCCAGCGAGCCCCCCGCGGTCTCCTCCTTCTGGCTGTACCCCTCCACCATCGCATTGTACGCCACGAcgtccttctcctccatcccgTCAAATATGGCCTCGGCGTCCCCGTACAGCCCTTCATTCATGCAGCCGACGATGAGCGCCGTGGAGCACACCACGCCGGGCGTCGGCACCATGCCGTGCACCCGCCGGGCGTAACCCAGCGACGCGTTCTTCACGTAGGCGTCCACCAACGCCGCGAAGAGGATCTCGTCGAGCGCCGCGAGCGACCTCACGACGCGCGCGTGGACCTCCCTCGCGGCGCGGGGCAGCGCCAGCGCCGCCGACAGCTTGAGCGCCATGGAGAGCGCGAACACGTCGAGCCGCCCCGTGGAGCCCGCGAGCCGCCGCACGATCCCCAGCGCCTCCCCGGGGAGGCCGAGGCGGAAGTAGCCGGCGACGAGGTAGTTGTGGGCGGCGTTGGTCGGGCGGGGCATCCCGTCGAACACCGCGCGGGCGTTGCGGTGGGAGCCGCACCGCAGGTGTAGGATGAGGAGCTTGACGGAGAGGCCCGCGGTGGGGCGGAGGCCGGAGGTGAGGAGCTGCGCGTGGAGGCTCTGCGACTCGCGGCGCGGCGGGGGCGCGTTGATGAGGCCCTGGACCGCCGCGGCCAGGGCGGCGGCCGTGCGCAGGTGGCGGGGCACGCGCGGGGTCGCCGAGCAAGACGGGCGGCAGTGGGGGTTTGTTTCTTGCATGCTGCCGCCGGCCGCCCGGCAGCTCGCCGTCGGCTTCGGCAGCCGGCCAACAAATCCGACGGCGGATGGGGAGTTCGGGAGAGAATGAGAGAAGCAGGCGAGTGCAGAATGTTTCCTTTTCGACAGAGGTGTCTCATACAGGTTTCAGttaagtttttttctttttaattgaATTGTTTGGATTGCTGAAAGCAGGTTACGTCTGGGGTTATGTCATGTTcaatttactactccctccgttcctaaatataagacattttagatattgcactacgaactacatacggatgtacatagacatatttt
This genomic stretch from Hordeum vulgare subsp. vulgare chromosome 6H, MorexV3_pseudomolecules_assembly, whole genome shotgun sequence harbors:
- the LOC123401999 gene encoding pentatricopeptide repeat-containing protein At1g28690, mitochondrial, whose product is MQETNPHCRPSCSATPRVPRHLRTAAALAAAVQGLINAPPPRRESQSLHAQLLTSGLRPTAGLSVKLLILHLRCGSHRNARAVFDGMPRPTNAAHNYLVAGYFRLGLPGEALGIVRRLAGSTGRLDVFALSMALKLSAALALPRAAREVHARVVRSLAALDEILFAALVDAYVKNASLGYARRVHGMVPTPGVVCSTALIVGCMNEGLYGDAEAIFDGMEEKDVVAYNAMVEGYSQKEETAGGSLEVFKAMQRAGFRPTVSTCVSVLGACSLLSSPELGEQVHCQVIKSNVLSDIKAGSALLDMYSKCGRVEDGRRVFDGMAERNVVTWTSMIDGYGKNGLTDEALLLLEEMRGQQRGIRPNHATFLSALSACARAGLLSRGQELFQSMERDCSLKPRMEHYACMVDLLGRFGSVRQAYDFVRGIPARPNSDVWAALLGAATLHGDVDIANVASREVFELSRAGRPGAYMAFSNTLAAAGKWDGVHQVRQMMKQRGVLKDAACSWVGSDNCPPVD